From Pirellulales bacterium, a single genomic window includes:
- a CDS encoding CCA tRNA nucleotidyltransferase — translation MPYLDPHKQRQFAVEVVRQLRDQGFTAYWAGGCVRDSLLARTPNDYDVATNALPEQISGVFRNRKTLAMGAAFGVMTVLGPRRAGQIEVATFRQDVSYSDGRHPDRVAFSSPEEDAQRRDFTINGMFYDPLAEQVIDFVGGQADLQQGVVRAIGNPLARFTEDKLRLLRAVRFASVFDFRLEENTLVAIGEMASQISIVSAERIADEMRTMLEQPGVVRAVQLLYITGLLAAILPETVKVAEIEGWSREATAAESSSPQAWPATCRTLALLQAIQQSSFPLALAILLHAAAGENLAETVGRRWRLARIETDRLAFLLKNQHALIGAASQRWSQLQPLLVADEADDLLKLFAAQAELGLADPRDVAFCRAQLQLPAAQLNPSPLITGADLIAQGIPAGPAFARLLQSAREAQLDGEIADRAAALGLVERLRQAGHT, via the coding sequence ATGCCTTACCTCGACCCGCACAAACAGCGCCAGTTTGCCGTTGAAGTCGTGCGTCAACTGCGCGACCAAGGCTTTACCGCCTATTGGGCCGGCGGCTGTGTGCGCGATTCGCTCTTGGCACGCACCCCCAACGATTACGACGTGGCCACCAATGCTCTCCCGGAGCAAATTAGCGGAGTGTTCCGCAACCGCAAAACCCTTGCCATGGGCGCGGCGTTTGGCGTGATGACCGTGCTGGGTCCGCGCAGAGCGGGGCAAATTGAGGTCGCCACTTTTCGCCAAGATGTCAGTTACAGCGATGGGCGGCATCCCGACCGTGTGGCGTTTAGCTCGCCGGAAGAAGATGCCCAGCGGCGAGATTTCACCATCAATGGCATGTTCTACGATCCGCTGGCGGAGCAAGTGATTGATTTTGTCGGCGGCCAGGCCGATTTGCAGCAAGGCGTGGTGCGGGCCATCGGCAATCCGCTGGCGCGCTTCACCGAAGACAAGCTGCGGCTGCTGCGGGCGGTGCGGTTTGCGTCGGTCTTCGATTTTCGATTGGAGGAAAATACGCTCGTGGCGATTGGCGAAATGGCATCGCAAATTTCGATCGTCAGTGCCGAGCGCATCGCCGACGAAATGCGCACCATGCTGGAGCAGCCGGGCGTGGTCCGCGCCGTGCAATTGCTGTACATCACCGGTTTGCTGGCGGCGATTCTGCCCGAGACCGTCAAAGTTGCAGAAATCGAAGGCTGGAGCCGCGAAGCAACGGCTGCCGAAAGTTCATCGCCGCAGGCGTGGCCCGCAACGTGTCGAACTTTGGCGCTCCTGCAGGCCATACAACAATCGTCGTTTCCGCTAGCGCTGGCGATTCTGCTGCATGCAGCCGCTGGAGAAAACTTGGCGGAAACAGTTGGCCGGCGCTGGCGGTTGGCGCGTATTGAAACCGATCGGCTGGCATTTCTGTTGAAAAATCAACATGCGTTAATCGGCGCGGCCAGCCAGCGTTGGTCGCAGTTGCAACCCTTGCTGGTGGCTGACGAGGCGGATGATTTGCTCAAGCTCTTTGCGGCACAGGCCGAATTAGGCTTGGCCGATCCGCGGGACGTAGCATTTTGCCGCGCACAGTTGCAATTGCCCGCGGCCCAATTGAATCCGTCGCCGCTCATCACCGGCGCGGATTTAATCGCCCAGGGAATTCCCGCCGGGCCTGCGTTTGCGCGGCTACTGCAATCTGCGCGCGAAGCGCAATTGGACGGCGAAATTGCCGACCGTGCTGCAGCGCTGGGTTTGGTCGAGCGTCTGAGGCAGGCCGGTCACACCTAA